A portion of the Glycine max cultivar Williams 82 chromosome 10, Glycine_max_v4.0, whole genome shotgun sequence genome contains these proteins:
- the LOC100784867 gene encoding serine decarboxylase, with the protein MAFIPAATELLPTVVSDAELSKKDEKQKIDIQQNSNHMTNLAITKCSGETQANLASVITQYVETLNQHNLRFLGYPTNQDFDYDALAPLLHFHLNNVGDPFTESSFSLNSSKFEVCVLDWFANLWEIDKGEYWGYVTTGGTEGNLHGILTGREQFPDGILYTSQDSHYSIFKAARMYRMQCVTVGTLVSGEIDCVDLKALLLAHKDKPAIINLNIGTTMKGAIDDIDLVVQTLEGSGFSCDQFYIHCDGALFGMMMPFLIQAPKVTFKKPIGSITISGHKFLGCPFPCGVLITRLEYINTLAKNVEYIASRDVTITGSRSGHAPIFLWYALKERGSVGLQNEVQKCIISARYLQHRLREAKIGAMLNEFSNTVVFERPQDDDFARKWSLACKKNIAHGVVMQHVTVEMLDSFVNEFIQERQIWFQDDGKRNPLCLANDIGVGNCACILHE; encoded by the exons ATGGCTTTCATTCCTGCTGCAACGGAGCTGTTGCCGACCGTTGTCAGTGATGCTGAACTCTCTAAAAAAGATGAGAAGCAGAAGATAGATATTCAACAGAATAGTAATCATATGACCAATCTTGCTATCACCAAGTGCAGTGGCGAGACACAAGCCAATTTGGCTTCAGTTATTACTCAATACGTGGAGACTCTAAATCAGCACAACTTGCGCTTCTTGG GTTACCCCACTAATCAAGACTTCGACTATGATGCACTAGCACCGTTATTGCATTTTCACCTAAACAATGTTGGTGATCCATTTACAGAGAGTAGCTTTAGtttaaattcatcaaaatttgAAGTTTGCGTGCTTGATTGGTTTGCTAACCTATGGGAGATAGATAAGGGTGAGTATTGGGGATATGTCACAACTGGTGGAACTGAAGGAAATCTTCATGGAATTTTAACAGG GAGGGAACAGTTTCCAGATGGTATTCTATATACTTCACAGGATTCGCATTATTCAATATTTAAAGCAGCAAGAATGTATAGGATGCAATGTGTGACAGTTGGCACTTTGGTCTCTGGTGAGATTGATTGTGTTGATTTAAAGGCTTTACTTCTTGCTCATAAGGACAAGCCAGCCATCATCAATCTGAATATAG GAACAACCATGAAAGGAGCTATTGATGACATTGATCTTGTAGTGCAAACACTTGAAGGAAGTGGCTTTTCGTGTGATCAATTTTACATTCATTGTGATGGAGCTTTATTTGGAATGATGATGCCATTTCTTATACAA GCTCCAAAGGTTACCTTCAAGAAGCCTATTGGAAGTATAACCATTTCTGGCCATAAGTTCCTGGGATGCCCATTTCCTTGTGGTGTTTTAATAACTCGTTTGGAATATATCAACACATTAGCTAAAAATGTTGAATATATTGCTTCAAGGGATGTCACAATCACAGGAAGTCGTAGTGGGCATGCTCCAATTTTTCTCTGGTATGCACTCAAAGAAAGAGGTTCAGTAGGACTCCAAAATGAAGTACAAAAATGCATAATTAGTGCACGTTATTTACAACATCGACTTCGTGAAGCCAAAATTGGTGCAATGTTAAATGAGTTTAGCAACACTGTCGTCTTTGAGAGGCCTCAAGATGATGACTTCGCTCGTAAGTGGAGCTTAgcatgcaaaaaaaatattgcacaTGGGGTGGTGATGCAACATGTTACTGTTGAGATGTTGGACTCCTTCGTTAATGAATTTATTCAGGAACGACAAATTTGGTTTCAAGATGATGGTAAGAGAAATCCCCTATGCCTTGCAAACGACATTGGTGTTGGAAATTGTGCTTGCATATTGCACGAATGA
- the LOC100818728 gene encoding hevamine-A codes for MAKSKNCHALPLLLALILFFTLLGTSHAGGIAIYWGQNGNEGTLSEACATGKYTHINIAFLNKFGNGQTPEMNLAGHCNPATNSCTKFSSEIKDCQSKGIKVLLSIGGGIGSYTLASVEDARNVSTFLWNTFLGGKSSSSSRPLGDAVLDGIDFDIELGSTQNYEHLARFLKAYSGVGGKRVYLGAAPQCPIPDRFLGTALNTGLFDFVWVQFYNNPPCQYANGNITNLVSSWNRWTSTVPAGKIFLGLPADPAAAGSGFIPADTLTSEILPVIKESPKYGGVMLWSRFFDVQNGYSTSIIGSV; via the coding sequence ATGGCCAAAAGCAAAAACTGTCATGCTTTGCCTCTTCTCCTTGCCCTGATCCTCTTCTTCACTCTTCTTGGAACCTCTCACGCAGGTGGCATAGCCATCTACTGGGGGCAAAATGGTAACGAGGGCACCCTCTCAGAAGCATGTGCAACAGGCAAATACACCCACATAAACATAGCCTTTCTCAACAAATTCGGCAATGGCCAAACCCCAGAAATGAACCTGGCTGGTCACTGCAACCCCGCAACCAATTCCTGCACAAAGTTCAGCTCCGAAATCAAGGACTGCCAAAGCAAAGGGATCAAGGTGTTACTTTCAATAGGTGGTGGCATTGGAAGCTACACTTTGGCTTCAGTAGAAGATGCAAGAAACGTTTCAACTTTTCTGTGGAACACTTTCTTGGGAGGCaagtcatcatcatcttcaaggCCACTAGGTGATGCTGTGTTGGATGGCATAGACTTTGACATTGAACTTGGTTCAACACAAAACTATGAGCACCTTGCACGTTTTCTTAAGGCGTATAGTGGGGTTGGCGGGAAGAGGGTGTACCTAGGTGCTGCTCCTCAGTGTCCAATTCCTGATAGATTTTTGGGCACTGCCCTTAACACTGGCCTTTTTGACTTTGTTTGGGTTCAGTTCTACAATAACCCTCCGTGTCAGTATGCTAATGGGAACATAACTAACCTTGTGAGTTCTTGGAACCGGTGGACTAGTACGGTGCCTGCCGGGAAGATATTTTTAGGGTTGCCGGCCGATCCGGCCGCTGCTGGCAGCGGTTTCATTCCGGCTGACACGTTGACTTCTGAGATCCTGCCTGTGATTAAGGAGTCGCCAAAATATGGTGGGGTGATGCTGTGGTCAAGATTCTTTGATGTCCAGAACGGGTATAGTACTTCAATTATTGGCAGCGTGTGA
- the LOC100818193 gene encoding plastidial pyruvate kinase 2, producing the protein MSHVVVTRSIHTSLTRPTSGSAHHRAQTLLKPPTFASKVFPQQRNNPSKVCSRSCLVNARKSAPTEVVPVSPEDDSKIEEELQHSRGMRQLGDTSVGMWSKPTFRRKTKVVCTIGPSTNTREMIWKLAEAGMNVARLNMSHGDHASHQKIIDLVKEYNAQSKDNVIAIMLDTKGPEVRSGDLPQPINLTTGQEFTFTIRRGVGTADCVSVNYDDFVNDVDVGDMLLVDGGMMSLVVKSKTEDSVKCEVVDGGELKSRRHLNVRGKSATLPSITEKDWDDIKFGVDNKVDFYAVSFVKDAQVVHELKNYLKSCDADIHVIVKIESADSIPNLHSIITASDGAMVARGDLGAELPIEEVPLLQEEIISICRSMGKAVIVATNMLESMIVHPTPTRAEVSDIAIAVREGSDAIMLSGETAHGKFPLKAVKVMHTVALRTEATIPGGQMPPNIGQVFKNHMSEMFAYHATMMSNTLGTSTVVFTRSGFMAILLSHYRPSGTIFAFTDQKRIQQRLALYQGVCPIYMEFSEDAEETFTRALDLLQKQGMVKSGEEVALVQSGRQPIWRFQSTHNIQVRTVKTK; encoded by the exons atgTCTCATGTAGTGGTCACTCGATCCATTCACACCTCCCTCACGCGCCCCACCTCAGGATCTGCACACCACAGAGCCCAAACGTTGTTGAAGCCTCCAACTTTTGCTTCCAAAGTGTTCCCACAACAAAGGAACAACCCCTCCAAAGTTTGCTCCCGAAGTTGCCTCGTCAATGCGAGGAAATCTGCACCCACTGAAGTTGTTCCCGTCTCACCCGAGGATGATTCAAAG ATTGAGGAAGAGTTGCAGCACTCGCGTGGTATGCGGCAACTTGGTGACACTTCTGTTGGAATGTGGTCAAAACCCACTTTTAGGAGGAAGACAAAGGTTGTTTGCACCATTGGTCCTTCTACCAACACCAGGGAAATGATTTGGAAGCTGGCTGAGGCTGGGATGAATGTTGCCCGATTGAATATGTCTCATGGAGACCATGCTTCTCATCAGAAAATTATTGATTTGGTTAAAGAATATAATGCTCAATCCAAGGACAATGTAATTGCAATTATGCTTGATACCAAG gGTCCTGAGGTTAGGAGTGGGGATTTGCCACaaccaatcaatttaacaacTGGGCAGGAATTCACATTTACCATCCGGAGGGGTGTTGGAACTGCAGATTGTGTTAGTGTGAACTATGACGATTTCGTCAATGATGTGGATGTGGGGGACATGCTTCTTGTTGATG GTGGTATGATGTCTTTGGTGGTTAAGTCTAAGACAGAGGATTCTGTGAAATGTGAAGTTGTTGATGGAGGAGAGCTCAAGTCAAGGAGACATTTGAATGTTAGAGGAAAAAGTGCAACACTTCCTTCCATCACTG AGAAGGATTGGGATGACATCAAATTTGGAGTGGATAACAAAGTTGACTTCTATGCTGTTTCTTTTGTTAAAGATGCACAAGTAGTTCATGAACTGAAGAATTATTTGAAAA GCTGTGATGCTGATATACATGTCATTGTAAAAATTGAAAGTGCAGACTCTATACCAAACTTGCATTCAATTATTACAGCGTCTGATGGG GCCATGGTTGCAAGAGGAGATCTTGGTGCAGAGCTCCCTATTGAAGAGGTTCCACTTTTGCAG GAAGAGATAATAAGCATATGCCGTAGCATGGGAAAGGCTGTTATTGTGGCAACAAATATGCTGGAAAGCATGATTGTTCACCCAACACCAACCAGAGCCGAGGTATCCGATATTGCAATTGCTGTTCGAGAAGGTTCTGATGCAATAATGCTTTCTGGGGAAACTGCTCACGGAAA GTTCCCGCTAAAAGCCGTGAAAGTAATGCATACCGTAGCATTACGGACAGAAGCCACCATACCCGGTGGTCAGATGCCACCAAATATTGGTCAAGTATTCAAG AACCACATGAGTGAGATGTTTGCTTACCATGCAACCATGATGTCTAATACCCTCGGAACCTCAACTGTTGTCTTCACTAGATCAGGCTTCATGGCTATCCTTTTGAGCCACTATCGACCTTCAGGCACCATATTTGCTTTTACAGATCA AAAGAGGATACAACAGAGGTTGGCTTTGTATCAAGGAGTCTGTCCTATTTACATGGAATTCTCTGAAGATGCTGAAGAGACTTTCACAAGGGCCTTGGATTTGCTGCAG AAGCAAGGAATGGTGAAATCAGGAGAAGAAGTAGCACTAGTACAAAGTGGCAGGCAACCCATATGGAGGTTCCAATCCACTCACAATATCCAGGTCCGAAcagtgaaaacaaaataa